The sequence TTTTTCCATAATATCTCAATTTAATATTTGTGCATGTGAGAATGtctgcattttatgtatttaatagttGGTTTATATAGAGCCTAAAGCTACTTGTATATTTATGGCAAATTTTGAATATTCTATGAAAATGGGATATCTAAGAACTGTAATGCATTTTAGCATATCACAAGGAAAATGATTTCATTCCAATCTTACATGATAATAGTTTTTGGAAATCTTTTacatctagttttattttatgattccacTAGGGATATTTGAAGAATAAGTTTCAATCCCCTGACTGTCACTATGCCTGCCCTATTGGCGAAAAACCTGGGTGTGCTCACAGACACTCAAATCCCTGAGCACAAGACTGTTTTTGCCACAAcaaggtgttagttcttcccatTGCAACTCTGGTGTGCCCAAATAAAATAGTCTCAAATCAGCatgctttgtttttaagtcaGACTATCTAAGCTATGTAGTTTTGGATTTTTCACGATGTCAAAGTTGTTGATAGTgggtgtttaaatattttatctgtgaTGACTGTTTGTTAAACTTTctgtttgtcatttgttttttcatctggTACACAATTTAAATCATAAACCACTCAGTATACATTACTTTGCATTATTATACATTATCTTAAAGTATGtttatatacttattaatttacatacatataacatacttcacataaaaatcagttatatatttatttttatataatacccTAAAATAACATGAGCAATAGTATGAACAGTGAaggatatataatatacattaaaatgaattcatttataaatactaTGTTAACATAACAATACTTTGTGGACAAAGCTGCATGAGACCATATAGCAAATTCAAGTTGGGTTAATGACTATGCACCTACAGTATAGCAAGATCATTATACTGAAAACCATTAGCTCTGTTGATAGGCATTTGCTTGGGTTCACTTTTCAGTAGAATGATAAATGCTGTACACTTTATGATTTCTCTCACCAACATCTTTATCAGCAACTGTGTCCTTGATAACTCATTATTCTGTGTTTTCAAATGCCTTTTTGGAGtcataaatcaaaaataaatgactataaatgaatttcatatgtttaaaataaataccttttttcaTCCTGGCATTTCAAGATATTAATCTGACAGTTGGAAAAACTGCATTTGAGCATATTCTTACACTATTAAAATGTGATTCGGGTATTTGTTTCCCTAAGAGAATTCTCATGCTTACCAGTATTCTAAAGCAGCCTCTTATTTTATCAGGAAGATTACATTGTGAAGTATCAAAGTCCAACATTTAGTGACAGAAGGAATCTGTGTTCTAGCTATAATTCTAACAGCGTAAGAGAAAATTATACCTTGATCCCTGGTaatgcttttctgtatttatagttttctatatGAGCTTGATAGATAAAGCTGTTACTAGACATCGTACTACCAACTTTTTGAAGTCCTGTCTGTTTCTCATGTGTCCTGGTGTTGTTGAGTCTTCTCCATCAACATCATGTCAGttcacatatattatttgaaaTCTATGGTAGTTCAATTGACAAGAACcccacattttcccttttttctctaaaCGATCAATGGGAAAATTATATGAACTCTGTTGTGTTACTTTTTTAATGACTTGTTGtagagaagcaaaatatacagcaGATGAAGGGCAGAATTATATTGGAACTCAATCTTGCCTAGTTCTAATATCCTCCCATGATGTGGTGTTCCCACTACATTAAGGAgccttggaaaagaaaaagtgtgtcattaaaaatcatacaaatttTCCTTcacctccattttttttaattgagcttatttctgggttctgtatTTTTACATTCTGGTTTTATTACACAGGTTTCTTTAtggcattaaaaatgtttcattaaaaacaaaaaaaaatcttgccacTTTCAATAAGTTATTCCTTCTGTCCCTAGGATACAGTTAAATTTGGATTTGTTGTGCTTCCCAAATCCACCGATCTAAAATAGAAACAGgatgatatataaataatacatatatattaaaatctcaGTTTGTGAGGGGTGAGCTTATATActtacagaataaatattttggttttgatttaaaAGTACCCTGAAGACAACATCCCAAACTCACCCAAATCCTGACCTCAGTGGACTTCCATTTCCATGAGAGCACAACTCATACCTCATTCTTGAGGTGTCTAATGCCTAACACAGTTCTTTGCATAAAAAGCAtggttgttattttaagccactaattttTGATGACTTGTTATAGTAGCAATGGGAAAGTTATACACTATATAGTAGAGTATCTACCATTACTTACTATTTACCATCCCATTCTTGACTCTTCTTCACAGTACTTATCATCATTGAGGGCAGTATATCAAAAAGCATCTGTTCTCTTAATAAAACATAAGCTCTTGGAAAGCCTGACATTCTTCTTATTCACTGCTTCATCTCTAGCAAACAGCATTTTTTCAGCACAGAGTactaattaatatattttgacaGGACATATGAAAGTATACATGAATGAATTTATTAGTATTTAACCATAAATATTGCTGTATGGGTATTATGTCATCAAAAACCAAGTGAAACTAAGTTGAAGCCTACATTTTTGAAAGCAGAACATATCTGATATAGTTATGTCATGATAGAGATAATTTTGTTACCTCATAGTAACACTTTGCCTCTCTTCTTTGGGTTTCTGGATTTGTTGTTTTAATCCTGAAGAATACCAAAGATGTGAGAGTGAAGTGATGCAAATAGCAAAAGGAATAATTTTTGAGTTAAAATACACCGTTATGTTTTGATAGGCCTTAATAGTAAATAGCAAATTAAAAGGTTGCTCTAGCCCTTTTCCTGTCTCAACTCTTTAGAGAGCACAGTCATTGATCTTACAAGCAGAAGATGAAGCAAAAAAAGTTTTGATGCTTGAGACTTGTAAAGGAGGGGGTTGAATACTGTGAAAGTTGGTTTCATAAGTAAACTGGGTGTGAAAAATAGGAAGAGTTCaggcacagaaaaacaaaaaaaaatgctgtcaCAGAATGTCATTCATTTTGTGGTTCATTTGATCAGAGGACTTGTAATTACCATAGAATGAGCCAGAGGCCTGGCACAAGGCATATCTGAGTATGAATATCAGTTTCAAATATTAATACTTTCATTATCTAAGGACTTCTTTATTCCAATTTCATGTTTTGCAAACTGagaaatgaggaataaaataGTTGCAGTGGGGTTAATTGTTATAGATGGGTTATCTAACACACATAAAGTCCACTGCTTAAAgttaatttcttctcttcctctaacTACAGGCTAAACCCAAATGCTCCTTGATTTTATGGATACTGGATCATGGATGAAATcgtcatttctttttcatcttagtGATACTATTTTGTTCTGCAACTAAACAGCTGACTAAACCTGCAAGCATGGCAGGTTGGAATCACACAGGTGTGAAGGAATTCCTTCTGGTGGGTTTAACTGAAAATCCCAATTTGCAGATTCCCCTCTTTTTGCTTTTCACCCTTATTTATTTCATGACCCTGGTGGGTAATTGGGGGATGATTGCCTTGATCAGGGTAAATGCCCAGCTTCATACTCCAATGTACTTCTTTCTCAGCAACCTCTCTTTTTGTGATATCTGCTACTCTACTGTCTTTACCCCTAAGATGCTGGTCAATTTCTTATCAAAACACAAGTCCAGCACATTTTCTGGCTGTGTTctacagagtttcttttttgCAGTGTATGTAACCACAGAAGCCATCCTCCTGTCCATGATGGCTTATGACCGTTATGTAGCAATAGCTAATCCCTTGCTGTATACAGTCATCATGACTCAAAGAGTTTGTATTCAGATGGTCCTGGCATCTTACTTGGGTGGGCTCATTAATGCACTGGCACAAACAATAGGGCTGCTCCAACTGGACTTCTGTGGTCCAAACATTGTGAATCATTACTTCTGTGACATCCCCCCTCTTCTCAAGCTCTCTTGCTCTGATGCACGTAACAATGAGATGCTGCTTTTGGTCTTTTCTGGGATCACTGCAGTGTTCACTTTCATCATCATCATGGTCTCTTATTCCCGCATCATCATTGCCATCCAGAGAATTCGCTCAGCTGAGGGGAGGTGCAAAGCCTTCTCCACTTGTGCCTCCCACCTGACTGCTGTGACCTTATTCTACGGGTCTGGAACGTTTAGTTACATGCAGCCAAGCTCTCAGTATTCCCTGGAACAGGAGAAGGTCTCtgctgtgttttataattttgtcatcCCCTTGCTAAACCCACTGATTTATAGCCTAAGGAATAAGGATGTGAAAGATGCAGCAAAAAGGTCAATATGTGGAAAAGAGCTCCAACTTCCCTTctttttgtcaaatgccttttcaaaCATAACATTAACCTGCAAATAGatagtttctttaaatttaaatgggaTCAAAGTGGAACTACAACCGAGGTATCTTCCTACATGAAATGTGATACATGAATGATAGTTACCTATTTtgaaatttgtgttgtttttaaatctcttctgtaagtttaaaacattttgcaaaaGCATACATGGGACtagaaactattatgctaagtggaatatgctagtcagtgaaagacaaataccatatgatctcatttataagtggagtccagtgaacaaaataaacttatgagcaaaacagaaccagagacaaggaGACATCGTACAGACTGACTGCTataagaggagaaaagggggatgGCAGAATAAAGGGggagggattagtcaaagaacatgcatgagtGATCCTTGGGCATGGACAACGGAGTGGAGACTGAGGGAGTAAGTGGTAAGCTCAGAGGAGTGgagcaaagagaagaaattaaggcaactgtaatataataaacaataaaaatgtttcagatcAAAAGTTaggaaaacataggagaaagggcttataaaatggtaaaacatttttacttttggaTGGATGGAGTAGCTTGtgataaaaatcacatttgtggaaaaataacaagaaaaagaagacatgatACAGATTTTATCTGTTGATAAAATGAAGTAGCTCTTACAGAAATGGGGCGGTTTAGAACTCAGGGAGGTCTAGACATGGAGAGGTGAGCTGACTTTCATCTCACTGAGTGAGGGCACTCTCAAAAAGGCAGGCCTGTGGTGCATGGAGATTTCTGCAAGCTCTCAGAAACCAGTAAAGCTTTTGGCAGGTACTTTGTAGGTTTCTTCATATGTGATGATATTTCCTTTTAGGGCATTAGCCATATTCTGGGCCAGAGAAGACCTGGGTCAAACAcataaagagagacagacagaccatGGATGACAGACTGGTGATAGATAGgtaagtagatagatagatagatagatagacagatacatagatacatagatacatatgATAGATGATATATAGATAATAGATTGATAAAGAAAGACAACAGACAGACAATAGATAATAGATGGACAGACTTACAAGGACAACTTCTGAAATTAGGAAGCGGGTTGGTGGTGTCCGaaacaatacaaatattaaatagttTGATGGAGGACCTTCTGAATCTGAACTTGTGCCCTGTGACTGCTCTTGGGAAAAGAACAACACTGGAGCTATATGTAAGCAGTTACATAGGCTCAAAGATGGATTGGAATATATATAAGCTTAAACACACAGTTATTTTGTCCCACAAGAAATTGGAGGGAAGAGGGTGAGTGGAGAGTGCATGAATCTGGTTTGGGCCACAGAAGCAGGCTGAAATCTCCTTGTACTCTTGCTGTGCTTTGAAGACACACAGTCCTGCTAACAGGGACTCAGCACAAATGTAATGTAGGTATCCCGAAAACACCTGAGAGACTTTGATGCTGTTCTAAGTCGGACACAGAAGCGCTAGAATTTTCCTTTGGAAGCATGAGATTCAGACTCCAGATATTCAGACTGAGCCAGAAAGACAGAGTGAAATCGTCCAGGCTGTATGGGCTTGTTTGGTGATGTCCCACCACAGCTAAAGGCCTGGGTGATGCAGGAGGCCAGCCCCTTCAAGGCATTTGCTGTGGTTTGAAGGTCTACAAAGCAAGAGGCTAAGTTCACACCTCCAAAAAGCTAAAACTGatcattcttccatttttaagGGCAGGTGAAAAAGCAGAGTGAGGGCCAGAGACCCACCTCTTAACACCTTGGGAAATCTGCACAATGGAAACAGGcacaaatcagaagaaaaatgaggtCTGGCTCCAAAGTCCAGTCTCTGTTCAATTAGTAATTGATTATTCATCTACCATCTCTTCCTCAAtgcctttttaaagagaaaaatgaaacactcCTCCTCGGAAAGTAATATCATCTCCACGTTCTATGAAACTTGTGTTCATATGCAAGAGTCAGAAAGTGTAAAAACCTGCAAAAAGAACCACAAAGCATAGAAGAGCTATATAGAGAGCTagaaaaagacttcaaaaatgtTATGCTtaacatattaaagaaaataaagaaaaaagagaagacattctaagatgaaatatttcaagagagaaataagtaaatttaaacaGAAGCACTCTATAACCTGCTTCTATGAATTTGCTGTTTTAGAAACCTCTGCTAAGTGGAATCAtgctgtgactggcttctttcacttagtgtgatgTCCTTCAGGTTAACCCATGTTATCACAAATAggaggatttccttcctttttaaggttgacTAATACCTTACTGTATGAATACACCACCTTTTCTTTAACCATTCACCTgatgatgggcatttgggctgtttccctATCTTGGTTATTGTTAAGAGTGCTGCAGAAGGCATTGAGTGTAAGTAACTccgggtggtgggggagggataGGGAGCGCTTGTTCCATgagtataaagtttcagttatgcacgATGGACAATTCTAGAGATCTGCAGTATAATGCACTGTTTATTGTTAAAATACTGTAATGTGTCCTTAAAATGTGTGAAAAGGTTACACATCTTAGGAAGTGTTCCTactccaagaaaacaaaacaaagagacgTGAGGAAACCTTTAGAGGTGATGACTGTTTATCACCTTGACTTTGGTGATGGTTTCCCAGGTGTGTGCATATGCCCCAATGCACCAAattctatatattaaatatgtgtagTGTTTTGAACATCAATTACATCCattaaagctgtttaaaaaacagaaacaaatggtgttatgaaaaaaatcccacaaaagctgaaaataagaactcaaaagaAGAATTTAGAGGGTATCAAAGCATAAGGTAGCATTAAGAATTTCAAACAAAAGCCAATATAAATTACTCtaactaaagcacagagaagaaaaacattagaagATAAAGCAGAGTATGAGAGATACATGTGTGATATAGTCAAAAGGTGTGAAATACATGTAGTTTAAGCCCCAGAATAAGAAGAGAGAATAGatacaatgaatattttaagacaaaaagaCTAATTTTTTCAAAGCTGATAAATCTTCAACAGATATATTCAAGAAGGGCAGAATATCCAAAGTGAACAAATGCAGAAAAACCCACATACAGATGCTTCATTGTCAAAAAAGCAACAGGATGATATAGGGccaatttttcaaagaaatgataaaatgtggGGCAAatgaattgacatttttaaagtatgaaaggaaaagaaagtaagtgttgaaaattttatttccagggggaaaatcttttaaaatgggcatgaaaaataaagatattatcaACAAGCAAAAGTGGAGAGAATCTTTCTGACTCTATaataagaaagagcaaaaaaagttttaagcaaaaataaactattcCAATGTAAATATAGAGGATAATAAAGAGAAGCATCCACAAAggtaaatatgcaaaaatatttaaaaatattgactgaaCCTGAAGTACAAACTTCAAGTTATAAAGTAAGGCATGGGGTATGAAGCACAGCATAAGGGGTAGAGTCAGTAATATAATAACTATCCGTGTTGATATCTGGGTACAAGACTTACTGtagtatataaatatctaatcactatgttataaATGTAACactaatataacattatatgtcaaatagaataaaaaataaactgaaaaatatttattgattaaacCCACACTAAAATTGATTTTCTAAGGGAATTTTAACTGAGTGATGCAAAATATaggataaaaatgacaaaaatggtaGAAAAGAGTAAATAAACTGTTGAAGGTTTTTTCCCAGCGTTAGGTGTggtaaattactattttttagaaagatacCATTCAGCCAGTCTTCAGTTGGTTTTCAGGTtgacttttctatattttagttttaattccagtttagttctgggaagaggtgagtgtaacttccacctactctgctgcTATCTTGgatcctctttaaaaaatttgagtaagaaaaagatatattaaagtTTATCTTGCACGCTATACAAGCTTTAATCAAAATACGTAGATAAAAGATTAAGAAAACCAAATTTAATAGTGACATCTTGATTAATTTAATAGCATACTacaaggaaggaatgaaggtcagaaggaaaaatataaatctaacAGATGCTCCATGAAAAATCAGTTCTGCCAAATATTACATACAAAAACAAAGATCAGCGAACTCAATCAAGGTTTATTAACTTTGACATTATTACCATTTTAGACTCAGAGCAATTTTGTTGTGTGGGCACCCTGTTCTTTGTGGGTTAACACAAGATGTCAGCAACAATTTATTGTCCTCAATTGTCCATTGAGGACAATCAAATATGTCCCAAATATGTCCCATATTTGTCAAATATGCCctgcagcagggtgggggcaaaATGACCTAATTTGAGAGCCAATATATACTGTTTATAGGAGATACAAGGACACAGacagattgaaagtgaaaagaaagaacaagttaCTTAGGGAAAGCTGGTGTCACTGGGTTCACATTTGAAAAATCGAACATGAAAGGGATTATATTctgcttgctggtttgttttgtagATGAGTATTAAAATAGagaccaaactgacagtaaccaaagggaaggggggggggggtctaaTGGGGGAACAAAAAAAAGGGTCATCATGgcacatgtacaaaggacccatggacaaaaccaaagggggtaggactgagggtggggcaaagtggagacaactgtgcttgaacaacagtaaaaaagtaAGGATACactatgtgaaaattaaaaaataaaaaacctctagacagtatttaaaaaaagaagaaaaaaaccatgaagtgaaaattattattattttttaaaaaggataattcTTAGTGTTAAATTAAACATAATTCTAAGTTTGTATTTACCtattaatttgctttaaaatacttttagaaagCTGATGAAAGTGAGATATTAAATTTCATAGATGGAGGTTTAATTTCTAGCTGGAGGTTTTAAAAGTTCTCTGAGCATTTAATTGAAAGTTCaagccaataaaaataaaatcacagcatGAATTATTTAATTGACCTGGTTGAAATACATGGACCACCATGCCACACCACAGAATACTCATTCTCTAAATGAATATGAAGTATTAAAACTTGACTATTGTagtgttgtaatttttttcctctgatcacagtatatttatttattctgatcacagtaaatttaaataagaaaagtcaAGTAATCAATCTTTGTAAGTTtgcagataaatatatatatattcacaaataaaCTAAGTTTCAAAAAATCAGTATGGGaagtttttgaaataaatcaaattgaacaaagtaagaagaaagaaaataaatagaaatagaacaTATAAATTAGAAATTACATGCTAAGAGAAAGTCAATAACATTATTCCTTTAAAGGAATAATAAGTGATGAAACTGTAG is a genomic window of Phyllostomus discolor isolate MPI-MPIP mPhyDis1 chromosome 6, mPhyDis1.pri.v3, whole genome shotgun sequence containing:
- the LOC114490167 gene encoding olfactory receptor 1052-like; translation: MAGWNHTGVKEFLLVGLTENPNLQIPLFLLFTLIYFMTLVGNWGMIALIRVNAQLHTPMYFFLSNLSFCDICYSTVFTPKMLVNFLSKHKSSTFSGCVLQSFFFAVYVTTEAILLSMMAYDRYVAIANPLLYTVIMTQRVCIQMVLASYLGGLINALAQTIGLLQLDFCGPNIVNHYFCDIPPLLKLSCSDARNNEMLLLVFSGITAVFTFIIIMVSYSRIIIAIQRIRSAEGRCKAFSTCASHLTAVTLFYGSGTFSYMQPSSQYSLEQEKVSAVFYNFVIPLLNPLIYSLRNKDVKDAAKRSICGKELQLPFFLSNAFSNITLTCK